The genomic window CTTTACTGTAGAAACGTGTGTATTATGATAAGTATTTCTCTAATTGTTTTATGTGTGGTGTACGATTACAGACTGTCTATCTATTCATAACTATAGCAGACAGTCagtgtaataatatactttcattttatgtttatttattaacaagggtttttatttttctaacaaaTATTGCACCCAAAATGCAAATCGAAAGATTTTAGTCTTTTGGTTTTTACGTTGGTTGCTATATAAGTCCTTTCCAGACAAGGCTGCATTTTAATAGATGCAAGCTTAGAGTCCGTTAGGGcacaaaaaaaatggttttatagAATGTAGCATGTACtgaagaatttttaaatttagcctATGAGGCTCAGGCAGAGTATTATAGAGCCATAGCATTCCATCTTAACCAGAGTCGATCACTTCCTGGGAAGCTTGCATGCTTTTATACTAAAACTTGTGTTTGCAACAacgaaaaatgttttgaaaataatgtaattattatttcaagcgaaagtttttttttattaaattgttctctattaaatatgaactttgaaaatagaataatgAGTCTACTTCGAAGAGTACAGtcaacgttatttaaaaaaagaacataggtatttcaaaaatgtattcgCTCTCAGAATTAATATGAGATGAAAACTTAATCGTAAAATTcttcgattaaaataatattagatacttgtttcatttttaatcgtGGACTTTTAATACCTAAACGTgacaaaatcttatttttataatttgctttTTCATCTAATTTCTGATAAATGACaaaggtaataaaataacataaaaaaaattgataaggccattctttttttgaatttggTTCATATCTAATTTtcgcaataattattttaggtgCCAGCTTTATATGGAGCTATTGTTGAAGGCGTAGCTACATGTCTATGCAGGCTTGCTTCAAGGTCACTAAGTGACCTCAACCCACGCTACTCCACAGCCATCGACTCCTTCATCGGTACCTCTCTTGTCGTAGCCGGTGAGTCTATTTTTTCGTTTGGTATTTATGGCTTTTGAGTGACTTTCCTTATTTCTCCTACATAGACTTTTTTCAAgagtttataagaaaaaaaatcgggTTTTTTTAGTCAAAAATCTCAtttcttcgttttttttttataatctgttattaataaaggtgtttggataaattttatataaaataacatttcaatttacGTTTTGTAAGATAAACAATAAACGTTGATTAGCGGACGTATTttgatgatttaattaattaatcgtcaaaattttaaacgaatttaCTGGCTTTTGACAAAGACATAgactaaaaaacatttaaatattaattcgaaatgtattaattttatttatctgcgAACAAAGGttatattttgacattgaatAAATAACGGTCACTTTTTCAAGTTCCATTAAAATCCAATCCAAGtctttattctataataatgcCATAAACGTTAAGTTTCTTAAAAGTACATTACATAAGCAGACAATATTTGCAgcattttacttaatattccgTATAAAGTCCATCGCAGAAAACTTTCTAATCAAACAGTTTACTAGTTTACCCAAGTAGTCTAACATACCCTAAAGTTACACTAACGGGTCAATTTTTCCAGGGGTTCTCACTAGGCACACGGTACTCACCTACCGCTATGAGGATAGTAGTGCTAACCCGGACCTCAGTGTGTCTGTCTATTGCAAAGTCCATGTAGGAAAAGGTACTCAATGATTTTCATTCCGAATCAAACGCATTTTTGCTAAATTGAACTCTATTTTAAGAGTAATACGGATTGATTGATGGATGAATTGTTCACAATTAAGataattacagaataattacAGAGGAGATCCATACTCGGGCTGATAGTCACAGCATTTTCATTCGTttcctttaaataaatgtaaggcACCCGTCACACACTTGgggtcagtcagtcagtcaattTTATAGGAAGAATCTCTAAACTCATCACAGAAGATAGATCGTGGAATATCAGGCAGTGATTTGTGGCATAAACGTATACctaaaattcaatacaaatcGCTTATCACCGTAAATGAGTTTCgcatttcacgagtgagttcTTACGGAATAGCACTGCTGTTATGAGTTACAATTGAACGTTGGAATTATTTGTTTAGTACCCTTCTAAGAACTTACAACTGTAATATAAGCTAGTGATCAAATTAACAGTACTACTTACTTTAGTAGTAAAAGAAATGGTAAAAGGTTATTGGCGTTAGGACCTCATTTCAAATGATGGTCTGatacaaacaatatataaagtaaacacATATATTTCTCCCTGTAATTATCAAGAAGACTCAAAGCGAACTAGATAATCTATGAgtcataaataatgatttacaaACTATgagaaacatattattttaagatatattttagacGAGAGACGAAACTGATTTAATTTAGACAAGCGtgctattgtataaaatataaataaaaccgtcAACAGATGTTGTCTACGAAACGCATTGCGTCTTCCGTAAAAGTTTTATCCATATTAGTTTAGTAGGTTGAGACACAAAAAACTCCTTAATTTCTAATATAGATTTTGAACAAAATCagcagtaatttttttatgattttgcgTTTGATTCGgatatgtatttaatactatatgTATGTCTCTTAACCAtgtctatatttaatttgtaacaaaatccCACAAGCTTGTTGTCGAGGAGTTTAAgcgatataaattttattttatcaataaattgtacAGCTGGAATCGTTTCATGTTATGCCTCTTTGATGATACTAAGATTTTTCTTTCCACGTATAAAGGAAATGTGTACAACGTTTTCtatcgaaattttaaatattaacttcttCGCCGAAACTCTCTCGGAATATGATGACCTCcctggtcgagttgtgtgtaccaccggttttcatgggtacgccgctccgacgtcccgggtttgattcccggccgagtcgatgtagaaaaagttcatatcaaaaaagttttctatgttgtcttgggtctgggtgtatgtggtaccgtcgttacttctgattttccataacacaagtgctttagctacttacattgggatcagagtaatgtatgtgatgttgtccaatatttatttatttatttatatattattgaaaaagtcTTTTTTCGAAGACCTTTTGAGACCAAGCGGCATGATCTTTTGAAACTGTTCAGGGAAAGGATGAACTGATTCCAGGTGTAAATTTCAGCAGATTTAATGCAAACTCGAAATTCATTACAACTCGCCTAAGTCTTGtgttaaaaactaaattgtGTTACTCTTTTACGTATGATTGTTCGTaatcgatttttattattaattcgttaATTAGGGAGCATGGAATTTGTAAACATTAAGCCTTTGACTTACGACTTTACTAATGagctttgtataaatatatattttagtgacGTCAGTAGTTTGACTTATGATAGTTGAAGACAAAGGTAGCTTAATACTtgcttttaaagtatttaatttaattcatcgaACTTAGCATATTTGGTAtttgtatttgataattttagaatagAAGTGTACCAGgtcctaatattttataatattgtcagattctctattaaatattacacaagGATCATTCTGGTTAGGCGCTAGTCGCTTGATCGCACGTTTACAATCCTGTATTTCGGCGATAAGAAGCACGGAAGGATTTCCAGAAATGAAAATAACATCGACtgaaattgttttctttatattttattgtacaaaatcATTGTGGTGTAAAATCTCGATAGTCATTTGTCAAACCATATGAGTTTCCACACGTGCGTACAATGTTTTCGTCGAGTTATAGTTtcatatattgattttaacaatcttttattttaaattatcacgtATTCACACAATTTAGTGTACATTAAATACCAAACTATAACGCTTTGGGAAGTATTACGATGAATTATAGGTTATGTAAAGTAAAGAAGATGTATCTTAATATGGAAATTTCTCAGCCATAtctttgaatatatgtatttacaagattatattgtgaaatgttaatttatttggtcACAGCGTTCGACTATTCCGGTGGTTACTTCAACCCAGTCTTGGCTACGTCATTAAAAGCTGGCTGCGATGGTCATACTTTGATGGAGCACGCAATGGTCTATTGGCTCGGCGCATGCGCGGGTTCGGTACTGTCAGTGTACCTTTACAAGCTGCCAGTCATCCAGAAATACGTCAGAGGTACGACTGAAGTGAACGGCGACAGCATCTGGGCAGATAAAGAAGATTAATCtatgtacaaattatatatttcgaaaatatattttaattatttatataaatttctctTAAATTAAGCAAGATTATTCTAgtaatttacataaaagtaaCTATGTACAATCTAGTCATATGCttaagttatttattcaaatctttatatactatattttaattcttacttttaaacatttaatgaaagcgaattatatttttccgatgattatatttgttttatgaatataatatgtgCTACgttatgttgttataaataaaatatttaatatattaaaatgtatttattaatcctTCTTTAAGGGTATTTTATATCCTTCTAGAAAAGAAAGTAGGGAAGGGGGACATCTACAAGTGGGGGTAGACTAGGCTTAGAAAatcttaacttaaaattttgtccgccatcttgaaaaaaaggTATATTGCATTTTTTCAACAAATTTTCAATCATGATTGatgacgttttaaaatataagtaatatcatattttagcAAACGTTGATCGACGGTATATCGAACGATACAGTATAGAATTAAGAGATTGCTTTTTAGTAATTTCTTCGTGTATCTGTTTTGGGTGGAGTAATCTCTAGATCCTCCTCGAAGATGAGATTTTTTAACccaatagttatatatttacagccttatttatatttatattgattgtcAACATCATAGTTACTTTGTAATCTgtcaactttaaatattaacaaaatgtataacCAATGCAATTActctatttttttatcgtagCCGAGATCATAGATAATATCATTTAGGTActcgtaatatattaaaaaatattgacagtcATCGAGACTTTCGATAGAACTTtcagtattaaaattttcaaatttatttatttttttttggtattggttggcggatgagcatatgggccacctgatggtaagtggtcaccaccgtccatagacaaaggcgctgtaagaaatattaaccattccttacatcacctatgcgcaaccaaccttgggaactaagatgttatgtcccttgagcctgtgattacactggctcactcacccttctaaccggaacacaacaatacagtatactgttatttggcggtagaatatctgatgagtgggtggtacctacccagacgggcttgcacaaagccctaccaccaagtaaattaaaaattcaaataataatcgaaGGAAAACACAAGATATATACAGCAATAATGGTGCTCAATacgtatacctatatatatataatgatattaagcGTGTCGGTTACGCGAATTCATAAGATATTCTTCTACCAAAAAGTGCCTAACGCGGCTAATGAAgttttcacttcaaaaatagTTACTCTACAtattgaccgcgtggaatggtggcaataaTACTAGCAGCATGTCCCCGTTCAACCACAAACCCTCTGGGCAACACGAACCAGccttcctgtcaccagtggagaaAAAAGGTGAGGTGTTGTTTTAATGAAGGGtcttgcactactactccaacgtcaaattgtttcaactgcaaaaaattgtattatatgttataGTTAAAACTTGTTAATTACaagcattattataattataaattctgtacgtaatgatttaaatgaatcaaCATAATTTAACTTACGGAACGGAAACAGCGATCTGTGTACTTGGTTGGACTTTAACAGTCCCGCCTGGGAAAATATCTCATATATATTGTAGCGCCAagcagtatttttgtgttctggtgaaaggtgagtgagccagtgtaactacaggcataagagcACAAGGCTACCATGTTTCTACCAATTAACgttctaaatacaaaatttaatacgctactaataattgaatactatatacatatatatatctgatcggttgttttaatgatttctgtatatataacgcatagataaaattgtatatgaCTAACTGAACCTGCAggtttacccgcgcgaaatttataaaacacacacaTCCAAACCCTGTTTTAACCCCCCTAGGgttggagtttcgtaaaatccgttctcaGCGAaagtctacaccctataagaaaCCAACCTGCCAAATTAAAGTTTGTTGGTGTTAGTtcctgagatttcgtgattaatcaggaagtggtatttcgcttttatatatccAGTTTTAAGTTTTCAGTTCTTCgcaatagaatctacattccgaaccagtgttaactttaaactaaaaatgattaaaactttatttttatttttgaataactcGATGTTCtacttatattcaattaaagttatattttacatttacttgATTACAATGCGTCGTTTAACGATCAATAAATTTCAAACGTATCACGTAAAAAGGCTTTTGTTGTAAGTAACaatgtgtaattaatattttgttactgaTTGCCATCGGATAGAGAATAGGCTTGaattcaaacaatttatatattacattagttTTACTTGTCATTATGACCTAGGATCTAGGTCCTAGATgatatttgtaattgtctaaaactagctatccgtcccggcttcgcacggccACCTGGTACCACCACGCTAACCTGTAACGgcctaaggtctcctctcccgtttgaagAGGTTTGCAGTTTATACCACGGTTCAATGCGGGTGGTggatatttcattgaaattagacacatgcagggttCCTCAAGATGTACTGTTTTTCTTAACCGCCAAGAtgtattacaaacataaaataagcaCTTGAAAACCCccaaacatcggttaagatgcacatgttctaaccactggtccgTCTCGGTTTTTTTCGCACAGGTACTTAAACAGGGTTTAAATAATACGCTTACATTGTAATACGATATTGGTTTACGTGATGAATGCCATTAAATCTTACcgacaataaataatacagacTGGGAGTATTATTTCTTCGGATATATTTAACAATCATTGTCTCTCAGAGAATTTACACAAAAccgaaattaattattcatttatacctTCCTCGTGAAACGCTACAACCAATAGTGGGAATCAAAAAGGAAAATCCGTTCGAAGTTTTTGAGTATATTGAGTTAAGATAGACAGACGCAGCGTGGTAACTTAGTTCTATAaagtatgaattaattattaatataatggtaCGAAACGATCTACAAAGGATACAAAggtcaaatattttcatattttatcttcgtatataaaaaatatttgtgataaattagtttaaaacatTCCTTAATGTTAACCAATTTTTAAACCGTCAATCGTCGTCACGATGATACGAGCTTGTATATCACTTGTACGAGTCTTTTGACTTGTCTGGAAGGAAAACGAATCAAGTCCGACTGACAACAGCATCCgccatttattatttacaatacctCACTagtataatttttcttaaactTTCCGCATCACTGACCcatgtcttaaaaataatttgttgtaaGCAAGCAAATCTTAAATAAGCACTTTTATTTGTAGTTTACTTGACCGCGCTGCTGTGGATCCCTAGAATATATTATACGGACCCTCGGGGTTCGTGGGGGGCGCTTTAAGCGATTCTGTATATTTCGATAAGTAATTCGATAAGACATATAACAATATGgggtaataaaacatttttcgtgTAAAGAAAAGTGGTTCGCTTGTCAATATGGAGATCACTGTCTATAAAACCATCAGAATAATTACAATCAAAACTATTGAGAAATATATAACCTATTCTATAcgaatataattgtgtttataaagttatattttgtctggttttttataaggattaatttgatatataatatcaaagatatataattattaaatatttaaatatatcggaTGTTGTTTAAAGGAccaattaactaatattaacatattaattaacatatttattttcaatcaatcaattcaaatattatgtagGTTAATTTCTAATTACTCTATGGTTCCTAACAATAATGTCCCGTAAGacttaaataatcatatttatgacCGCCCCTCCCGATTTTTCATATTACTTTTCTACTTTATCGAACACCaaacagagaaaataaataaacacaacatGGATACAGCCTGATAAAAGagaccttatcgctacatagcgatctcttccaggcaaccaaagGTGTAGGTTAGGATAGCTCATAGAATATGAGGTGGGTggtgctgtaataataaataaaataacatgaatctataagtaaaactaataaataaatgtaaatatagaatacacaaattatatatcaataaataaattatattatcaatacatataaaatacaagtattcTATAACTATTCATATAACATATTGTTTTGCATATTTTTCTCAGttcatataacaatattaaatataaaatttaaatttgtatatatgaaGCCGGGAAAATCTCTAGTTATATTCAAACGTGTTTAAAGTTATTCAGTTCTCAGGTCAGTCGTATTTTGATCGACATGTTGTTCGTAGTATTGATAGctactttgtataatataaaaaccagTGCAAAATTGGTTCCAGATCAAAGTAACAATGTATTTACATCTCTTGCGACGTGCATTAATGACATCTACAATCTCCATGAAAACTTTTACAGGCTTACACTTCTAATTTACGACAGTGAAACCGATGTTAATATTCCggataacatatttaaaaatgacatgATAAAAATTGCCATCGAAAACAAAATCCCTGTCATTAAAGCTAATAACCTGTACgagatatatcaaattaaatatattaatgaaagcACAGTGATCATTgtggtttatttaaaagattgcaATGAAATGACAATCGCAGAACTGCGTTCATTTGACATCAAATTCAAGTATGTAATTATAGTCGATACATTTTTAAGAGACAAATGCCATGATGCTGTAACGGCAAAACTATCTgaagtttataattatgaagtTACTCTTATCATAGCTGATAGAATACCTGGTAAATATAACTTCCTAACTGCCATGCCTGAAATCGATGAAGTTACTTGTAACACCACTGAAATAgtagaaataaaacatataaatagttGCACTAATGGCACGCTCGATGAGAAGCGATTAACACGTATTTTTCCAGTTAAAGCGCCGTCTAATTTTAAACTGTGCAATTTCAATGTAGGTATgtctattttttatccttattcAATGACAAACAATACAGATTCCTTAAAAGATTTTGATGATGATGTAAACTTCTACGGAGTGGATATTGACATAATGAATATTAtggcaaaaaaatttaattctacgttgaagttattttatatcacaaaatacGACTACGATCCAAAATTGCGTGAAATCGTAGTACAGTACTTGATAAATGAAACTCTAGATGCGTATGCTGGTGGTACATATAGACTATACAGAGATGAAGTAAGCTATTCTGGTACTTATAGTAGACAGACCATTATTTGGGTTTACACAGTGGAACGAAATAGAAGAACCTGGCAATCgcttattttcaaaatgaatggactgtatatatttttaataatctatcaGTGCTACGTGATTTTATGGAATCTAATTAGTAAATTCGACCATCAGACTCTATCAATTCTTGACTCTTTCGTATATGGATGGGGGGCTTTGTTTGGCGGCGCAGGATTACAGGATGCGAgatctttaaaacaaaagtttCTCAATATCGTGTATTTGATAGCGTGTTTGCATCTATCTGCTTACgtcaatacacaaatatattattaccttACGATTGATAGACCTCCAAATTTTTACACGTCAGTAGATGAATTAACATCATCAGGGAAGATACCGTATCTAATTcccaataaaaaatactttatagatgataaaaaatacatcgcgTTCGCCAATACATCTCGCCAGTGCGATACGTTTTTAAATTGTGCGgaacttatgttaataaataacggATCGACTATTATTATTGACGCACAATTGGCTCCATTACAATCCTCATCGGCTGTAAACGACGAAGCAAGAGTATTGCAAGTACCCGAGTATATATTAGTTGTCTATCATGAGATGATTTTAAGGAAAAACAGCCCTTTGGTCAAGAAATTCCAAGATTACAC from Vanessa tameamea isolate UH-Manoa-2023 chromosome 17, ilVanTame1 primary haplotype, whole genome shotgun sequence includes these protein-coding regions:
- the LOC113400496 gene encoding aquaporin-12 isoform X2; this translates as MVNKVTFAPLVVSTLFILLTSLLAHCARRLVQKTIKEPFIRLLLEEAIAAAELCGCCFELIIVADNFGVATYAIYLFALTIWWSLNWGDATACPYTHIEDIIEGRGDIRKAFIKTWAELAGGILVFKYVQMYWALEISETHKNKAFEDCTADLQVPALYGAIVEGVATCLCRLASRSLSDLNPRYSTAIDSFIGTSLVVAGVLTRHTVLTYRYEDSSANPDLSVSVYCKVHVGKAFDYSGGYFNPVLATSLKAGCDGHTLMEHAMVYWLGACAGSVLSVYLYKLPVIQKYVRGTTEVNGDSIWADKED
- the LOC113400452 gene encoding uncharacterized protein LOC113400452; translation: MIKIAIENKIPVIKANNLYEIYQIKYINESTVIIVVYLKDCNEMTIAELRSFDIKFKYVIIVDTFLRDKCHDAVTAKLSEVYNYEVTLIIADRIPGKYNFLTAMPEIDEVTCNTTEIVEIKHINSCTNGTLDEKRLTRIFPVKAPSNFKLCNFNVGMSIFYPYSMTNNTDSLKDFDDDVNFYGVDIDIMNIMAKKFNSTLKLFYITKYDYDPKLREIVVQYLINETLDAYAGGTYRLYRDEVSYSGTYSRQTIIWVYTVERNRRTWQSLIFKMNGLYIFLIIYQCYVILWNLISKFDHQTLSILDSFVYGWGALFGGAGLQDARSLKQKFLNIVYLIACLHLSAYVNTQIYYYLTIDRPPNFYTSVDELTSSGKIPYLIPNKKYFIDDKKYIAFANTSRQCDTFLNCAELMLINNGSTIIIDAQLAPLQSSSAVNDEARVLQVPEYILVVYHEMILRKNSPLVKKFQDYTQRLFESGICQMLYVRSIGITVVDRAKIANQNILSNSYSCTVGCEITLSQLAGVFYLWMAGCFFSCIVFILEILMKIPLLKH